The proteins below come from a single Rosa rugosa chromosome 2, drRosRugo1.1, whole genome shotgun sequence genomic window:
- the LOC133729702 gene encoding uncharacterized protein LOC133729702, with the protein MKTPTSWIWVFKKKNSFSDGGKSGGLKMKQVSFMGVVCTVMLFIVYRTTNYQYQAYKETEMEERMHPFNQEILLSSRKLDGLPRGIIQARSDLELRPLWLTSSKLTVDYSNRNLLAIAAGIKQKHSVDDIVQKFLPENFTIILFHYDGNVKGWWDLEWSNQAIHIVAHNQTKWWFAKRFLHPDIVSIYDYIFLWDEDLGVKDFNPARYLEIVREAGLEISQPALHPNSSDIHHRITVRAKKKKFHRRVYDSRGSVKCTEESRGPPCTGFVEGMAPVFSRSAWHCTWHLIQNDLVHGWGLDMKLGYCAQGDRTKNVGVVDSEFIFHKGIQSLGGGDSPEKKVSNSKKKRIVSNHDGRTEIRRQSTREFTMFKERWNRAVEEDKKWIDPFRTDQRRRKKQRLRNNH; encoded by the exons ATGAAGACACCAACCTCTTGGATATGGGTgttcaagaagaagaacagCTTCTCTGATGGG GGAAAAAGCGGAGGATTAAAGATGAAGCAGGTGTCGTTTATGGGAGTTGTGTGTACAGTAATGTTGTTCATCGTGTATAGAACCACCAATTACCAATATCAGGCTTATAAGGAGACAGAG ATGGAAGAAAGAATGCATCCCTTTAATCAG GAAATTCTTTTGAGTTCCAGAAAATTGGATGGTTTACCTCGTGGCATAATACAAGCTAGGTCGGATTTAGAACTGAGGCCTTTATGGCTGACTAGTTCAAAGTTAACG GTTGATTATAGCAATCGCAATTTACTGGCTATTGCAGCTGGTATTAAGCAGAAACATAGTGTTGATGATATTGTGCAAAAG tttcttccaGAAAACTTTACGATTATACTATTCCATTATGATGGGAATGTTAAAGGGTGGTGGGATCTTGAGTGGAGTAATCAGGCCATACACATAGTTGCCCACAACCAAACAAAGTG GTGGTTTGCAAAACGATTTCTACATCCAGATATTGTGTCCATTTATGATTACATATTCCTTTGGGATGAAGATTTGGGGGTCAAGGATTTTAACCCAGCAAG GTACCTTGAAATTGTAAGAGAAGCAGGACTGGAGATATCTCAGCCAGCTTTGCATCCAAATTCATCTGATATACATCATAGAATTACAGTTCGTGCTAAAAAAAAGAAGTTCCATAG AAGAGTTTATGATAGTAGAGGCAGTGTGAAGTGTACAGAGGAAAGTCGAGGACCACCATGCACTGG GTTTGTGGAAGGTATGGCTCCAGTCTTTTCAAGATCTGCCTGGCATTGCACTTGGCATCTTATACAG AATGATCTTGTACATGGATGGGGTCTGGACATGAAGCTTGGGTATTGTGCACAG GGGGACCGTACAAAGAATGTTGGAGTTGTTGATAGTGAATTTATTTTTCATAAGGGTATACAAAGTTTGGGAGGGGGTGACTCACCCGAAAAAAAG GTTTCCAATTCTAAGAAG AAACGTATTGTTTCAAATCACGATGGAAGAACCGAG ATTCGGAGGCAATCAACGCGGGAGTTTACAATGTTCAAAGAACGGTGGAATCGTGCTGTAGAAGAGGACAAGAAGTGGATTGATCCATTCAGAACTGACCAAAGACGGAGAAAGAAACAGCGGTTACGCAACAACCATTGA